The window TGATATGTCTATCTCTCCTCCACTTAGATTGTTAAGTTCAGCCAacaaattgagaaaatatttttatcgaaaaatgtttttataatagGTTAAATTGATTAAGATGTGTGTAGGGCTTCTTTGGGGACAAAGTTATCCAATCTCAAATAGACATTCCATCGGCTTGTTCTAGAGCacgagcaaaagaaaaaaaaacgaaCGAAAAATCCCTGTTTGAAAGGGTGATAAAACATGTTGATGAATCTGTCGACAGTCTACGTATCAAGATTGAGATAATCAAACCCTActcagccaaaaaaaaaaaaaaacttaaccaaaaaaaaaaaaaaaaaagagatataatTTGGATACagagatgctttttttttttttttctttttctttttctaaacaaGCAAATATATTTGGTTAGGAAAGATGATACAAGAGGATGGAAGTGAGAAAACCTCAGAACAATAACAATAGTACAAAataatggataaaaaaaaaaaaaagatttttatgatcaatattttatttatcaccCGTGTCTTAAAAAGAGAATGCCATCTTAAAAGAAGGCAATAAattgtttacaaaaaaattatgaacaatggatatatagatgatttcatctcatcattataaattttttaaatttttatacaaaatataaaaaataatttaattttttcaaatcttaaaataataataatattaaaaaataatattctaaaaatattttattcaattcatttaaaatcatctcatcatccaaGCGATTGATAATCAAACATATTACTTGAAAACCACCTTCCCATCTTTCTTGAAGGAATCAACAATGACGACCATCCATTGCCGTCATCTTCCTTCAAGAAAAACATGCAGGCAGACGTTGGGGTTTGGGAGGAAAATGGATCCCTATTTGCAAGCACTGCCAACGgagttttcaatatatataatcactgtACATGATCAACGAGTAGGCATTTTGATTGAAAGCTAGTACACAGGGCGGCGGGATCCGCGAGCGCCGGCGCAGCCGGATGTTGCCACCCACCCGGTGACAAGACTTCACTTTTCTCCTCCTCACCATTCGCCTTTTGATCATCACTCCCACTCTCCCCTGATCGTTTCTCTACTGTCTCCGGCAGTGGTTGTGGGGAAAGAACGAGCGGTGACAGAAACGGAATTGCCTTGGGAGTTTCGCCGGAGACAGCAGATGGGTCAACGGCGGGGGCAGCCTTGTCAAGCTGAAGAGATGCCGGGGCATGCTTCTGTAGCCTTGTCGGGGGCTTCCCTACCTTGGGTTTTGCTTCCATTTTCCGAAGCTTGAAACGATTTTTGAGGTTTCTTTTGTCACACCACAGATCACAAACTCAGTCACTGATCATATGGgcacggttttttttttttttttttttatatatatatattggattgaTGATTTTCAAGGTGGGAGTGAAAAGAAATACGACTTTTTCTTAGGCAAAGCGGAAACTAAGGCGTCAGTTATGAAGGGTTAGAACTCAAGAAAAAAGGATAATGAATTTTGAATGACAGTTAACAGTAACGGTCATCTTCTTATTCTTACACATGCTCTTCCTTTTCTGAACGGTCAAGAGTTTCCGTAGCGGTTTATTGCTTTTAACTTCCACAATGTGAGACACGACGTTTCGTTCGgatttttccttcctttccggaaaaaaaatatggagggCAGTGAAAGTTACGtagtaaaatttatatatatatatatatatatatatatattcttaaaaatattatatgttatttatttaaaaatgtggaTTTTCCCTATTTGTAAGAGTGACATGCCCAACCAATCGGGTGAGgatgttatttttatcaaaaaatctactcaacctcctactattcacacaacctccacactccacattatttttaatttttaatttttattttttattaaatatttattatatgaataatgaataaaaaatttgaaataatttaaaaagaataaattcaaaaaaaaattttaaaaaaatcttaaaaatttaaaaaatttaaaaaagtgtggagtgtggagtgtagtggaagttgtgtagcaaaactctatttttataCCATTCAATCATAAGCTGCCGCGTAGACATTTTtgcaaaaataattttgcaCCCACATGCACATAATCTCTTTCACTCCCCCTCTTCAAACATTCTGCTCCCCAGTCTATTCCCAtatctctccatctctctctcatctctctagAATTAAACGCTCTCTCATATTGGAATGTAAGATATGCTCTCTTAGCAGTACATGATACTGTAGTcattagggctgcaaacggtctagtctggtccggtccgacgatgaattgaatattttcgattcatcatttttccagaccggaccggaccaaacacccaaagggaccggatcTGACccatagctatcggtccggtccagcttttttttttttaaataattaataacaaaatttatttaaaatattaaattaaattaagtgacttattaatgtggattatgtaacaaacgtaataaaaaaatattttatatggtcaatgataataaattagatgaaaattatattattaatttatataattactatataattaactaattgatattatatatttattaatttatagaatattaacaaatgttaatagcatatataaaattttatattgttaatagtgataggttagatgaagatatatataaaatattattaatttatagaatattaacaagtattaataatatatttaaaaatttatattgttaattgtacaattattatatataaaatatgtatatatattttttatttttcattcggtccggtccggtccgaaaaaatccTAGACCGTGGACTAGACCGAATGTTTTcgatcctctaaaatgtggaccggaccggaccgatctaagtctcggtccggtccagtcctgATCGAAATGGTCGGTCCAGTCGGTTCGTTTGGTCCGACCGGACAGTTTATTACCCCTAGTGGCTATCATCAAAACTTATACACAAAATACAACCAAATATATCACCAGCTCTTAACTCACAATAGAGAAGTTGTAGCTGTGCTTCGTCTGAATTGATTGTCTGCTGGGTcagaatcttgattttgaaaatgaaaatactataGACACAAATGGATTCCACAAAGGAATCTCACATACTGATGTGGCACATTACCAGTGTGCCACgtctcttcttattttttttttcttttcttttctcccctcTCCACACGCTGGCCATGGTGGTCGGGGACCACCTCATGGTGGACAGAAGATGCTGGCAGtttatataagtaatactacatatatttataattttacgtataaaactcattttattgattttatttttaaattcaaattttaaattttatatttcataatttgtaGCATATTAATAATTGGCACACGAAAaagtatgttttttataaatttttattaagtacAATTAACATTAAAGTTAATTTACGTACTGTTCTTAAATAGAGACTGTTTATacaaatttaaacaattttatcACTAAAacctttataaaattataataatattcctcgatattttttttttatttaataaaacacatcaatgaatgctCACGCAATTGAGGAAAACCCCCCGacgaaaaatatcaaattaaagaaaacagaCAAACTATGAGATAAACTTCCACCAAATCGATGAGAAACCAGAGTCTCCGAAATGACCCAATTGCTGCAAATACGACCTTCATACGAAAcaatggaaaggaaaaaaaaaaaaatcaaattttgttacCAACAGAGTAAACCAGATTGTAAGCCCAcaaacaaaaacgaaaaaaataaaaccaagaaaACCCTAGCATACAAAATGAGTAGAAATGGAGAGGCTTTTCTTAGGGTTCTTCTTCGCCGATTTAGAGGCTTTATCAGATTCAGTAGCTGTTTTCTTGGGCAGCAAGATGGGGTTGATGTTCGGTAGAACTCCGCCGCTAGCAATGGTTACCCCCTGTAGCAACTTTCCCAGTTCCTCGTCGTTCCTCACGGCCAAAAGGACATGCCTCCGGTTGGATCTAAAAGTACCTCAGCAGCGAGATATTCAAGAACCGCGGCGAGGTAGATCGGAGCACCAGAGCCTGTCCTCTGAGCGTAGCGACCCTTCTTCAAATACCGAGCAATTCGACCCACGGGGAATTGAAGCCCATCCTTGATGGACTTCGAGACCTACTGAAGGAACGCGGGCTGGGATGGGGGAGGAGGAAATCAAACATACTGTTTTGAAATGGGTGAAATGTGAGAGAGGGAAGTGCCGAACGTGGGTTTTGTTGTAAGGAGTTTTTGTTCATTTCGCTTAAGCCACGTAGGCTACTCCCCAAACAGTGGCTGCTTCCCAAGCAGTGGCTGCTCCccagattttttcaaaattcatagCGTGTAGAGAGGCCACAGGTCCGTAACCATCAAAGGTCAATGCCGACAAAACTATCAAGATTGGACCACAGAAAACACCCCAAAACACTGAAGAACAAGATAATAGAGCGGGAGCCATCAACAGCTTGATCGTAATATTCGGTCACCACTTCCT is drawn from Juglans regia cultivar Chandler chromosome 5, Walnut 2.0, whole genome shotgun sequence and contains these coding sequences:
- the LOC109017360 gene encoding uncharacterized protein LOC109017360, giving the protein MEAKPKVGKPPTRLQKHAPASLQLDKAAPAVDPSAVSGETPKAIPFLSPLVLSPQPLPETVEKRSGESGSDDQKANGEEEKSEVLSPGGWQHPAAPALADPAALCTSFQSKCLLVDHVQ